Sequence from the Bryobacteraceae bacterium genome:
ATGTCTGCATCCGCTGCGGAGCCGCCCACCCTGCCGATTGGCTCGCCATTCACGCAAGCATCCACGGCCGCCCCCGTCGCAATGCTTGCCCAAAATGCGGAACAACCAACTTCTGGACCCCGGACTCCCGAACGTCATCCTCCAGAACGTCTCGGCCGCCGGGTGCGCGAGTTGCGGAAACTCGGACGTAGCGCTTCCACGCGTCGCGAAAGTCCACGACGCCATCAACCGCAACGTCGCCAGCAGCCCTCGAAGTGGGAAACCGGGCAGCACCGCATCGGGCCCTCCACGGACCGCCTCATCCGCCTCCTGGCCGGCGCCCTCAGCCGCCAATCGGGTCTTGAACTCACCGCCATCGCTCACCACCTGCCCTCCATCCGTGACGAATCCGGAAAAGAATATCAGCTGCATCTCGGCGTCGAATCACTCTGCCCGGCCTTTGTCGCCGTTTCACGCGCCGCGTACCGCCCACGCGCGTCAACAGTGGCCGCTCCGCGTTCGGAACTGGACGAGCCCCTCCTGCTCGGTCTTCTCGGCTACGCCACGCGCCAATTAGCCGGCCTTCAACGAATGGGTTTGCGGCTAGGCAATCTGAATTTGCGAGCCCGCGTGAACACGCAGGCGCAGTCAAACACCAGCGCGCCAAAAACAAAACCCCCACAAATTGTTTGATACACTGAGCAGGGGTTCTCCCCCGAACCAGGAGTACCGTCATGACCCACCGCCTCCCCCTGGGCCTCGTGCTTGCCGTCTCTCTCTGGGCCGTCACCACCTCGAGCCTTCAACGCCGGCTCGCCGAATCCGCCCAGACCCTTCAGGACATCATGCAGTCCTCGGACCGCACCGTCCCGCAATCGCTCCTCGACAAGAGCGAATGCGTCATCATCGTCCCCGGCCACAAGAAAGGCGCCTTCCTCATCGGCGCGGAGTATGGCCGCGGCTTCGCAACCTGCCGCTCCCAGGGCGCCGGTTGGTCCGCCCCCGCCGCCGTACGCCTTGAGGGCGGCAGCTTCGGCTTCCAGGCCGGCGGGCAGGAAACCGATATCGTCATGCTCGTCATGAACCGCCGCGGCGCAAAACGACTCATGAAAAGCCAGTTCACTCTCGGCGGCGACGCGGCCGTAGCCGCTGGACCCGTTGGCCGCACCGTCGAAGCCTCCACCGACGCCCTCCTCACCGCCGAAATTCTCACATGGTCCCGTACCCGCGGACTCTTCGCCGGCGTCTCACTACAAGGAGTCACTCTCCGCCACGACCGTAAAGCCAATGAAGAACTCTACGGCCAGCCCTGGTCCACCAGTGACGTCGTCTTCAGCGGACTCGAGCCCTCTCAAGCCGCGCTCCCGCTGATGAATCTGCTCAACCGCTATTCGAGCCGGCCCGTCCGTTAGAGGTCGCAACCCTTCTCAAGGAGGTACCTGATGAAACGTGTTTTCCCCATTCTGCTAGCTGTGTCGTCGCTCGCCCTAGGCCAATCCGTCAACGACACCACCAAACGCCTCGACGCCGCCGAGGCCGTCGTCCGTGAAGTGATGGACACCCCAGACAAAGCCATCCCGCAAAACCTGCTCGACAAGGCCGAATGCGTCGTCGTCGTGCCAGGCCTCAAGAAAGGCGCCTTCGTCATCGGCGCCAAGTACGGACGCGGCTTCGTCACCTGCCGCTCGAAAGGCGGCCAGGGTTGGTCGGCCCCCGGCGCGGTCCGCGTGGAAGGCGGCAGCTTCGGCTTCCAGATCGGCGGCTCGGAAATCGACGTCGTCATGCTCGTCATGAACCAGCGCGGAGCCGAACGTCTGCTCTCGAGCAAGTTCACCGTCGGCGCCGACGCCATGGCCGCCGCCGGACCCGTCGGACGCACCGCTCAAGCCGAAACCGACGCCACCATGCGCGCCGAAATCCTAACCTGGTCCCGCTCCCGAGGCCTCTTCGCCGGCATCTCGCTCCAGGGCGCCACCCTCCGCCAGGATGGCGACGGCAACCAGGAACTCTACGGCAAGGAAGGCAACAATAAGGACATCGTCCTCGGCGGCCAAGCCGTCCCGCCCGCCGCCAACAAGCTCATCTCCCTGCTCAACAAGTACTCCAGCCGCCAAACGAAATAGGACTCCCCCCGCTGGGCGCAACCAAACCCGCTGCCGGAAGCGTCTATGCTGACAGGCAGCGGTTCCATGATGCAACTAGTAGTACTTTTCTGTCTCCTCGCCACCTCCCTCGGCGCGCAGCCGGGCCGCCGGCCGCCCACTCGCGGACCCCAATCCCGTACTTCACCCCAGGCAAACACCGCTACCAGCGCCACCCGCCCCGAGGACCTCGCCGCGCTCACCGGCTCCGTTCGCGACAAATCCACCGGCGAACCCCTTCGCAAAGCCACTATCACCCTCTATTCGCTCAACGCCCGCGCCGCCTCTCGCGGACCCGCCCGGCCTGCCACCACCACTACGGACGCCGCCGGCAACTACGTCTTCACCGGCATCGAACCCGGCCGCTACCGCCTCTCCGCCAGGCGCAACGGATACGTCCCGCGTTCCTTCGGCGCCGGCTCCTCCGGCACCCCCGTTACCCTCGCCCCGGCCCAGAAGCTCGGCTCCATTGACTTTCAACTCGTCCCGCACGCCGTCGTCACAGGCCGCGTCGACGACGAAGACGGCGACCCCGTCGTCCACGCCAGCGTCCAGCTCTTCCGCTACGTCTACACCGACCGCGGCAAGACTCTCCGTACAGCCGGCGCCGCCCAAACTAACGATCTCGGCGAGTACCGCATTTTCGGCGTCGGCCCCGGCAAATACTATCTCCAGGCCGCCTATCGCCGCGGCCCCGTCGACACCGGTCCGGCACGTCCCGGCGAAGCCGACGAGGATTACGTTCCGGTCTACTACCCCGCCGCCACCAGCATCGAGTCCGCCACGCCCATCGAAATCGCCGCCGGCGCCGCCGCCCGCGGCGTCGACGTCCGCCTCAGCAAAGCCCGCACTTACCGCGTCGCCGGGCGCGTCACCGGCGGACCCTCCGAAGGCCGACCCGGCAGCGTGATGCTCCTGCGCCGCGCCACCCCCGGAGCCGGATACTTCGAAGAGCAGCGCTTCGGCGGCCGGGGCTCATCCTGGAATTCCCGCACCGGCGCTTTCGAAATCCGCAACATCACGCCCGGTTCGTATACCCTCATCGCCCGCTCGGACCGCGGCCGTGAAGAGCGCTGGAGCGCCAGCGTCCCCATCGAAATCGGCAACGCCGACCTCACCGGTCTCGACCTCGCCCTCCAGTTGTCCCAGCCGGTCACCGGCGCCGTCCGCATTGAGGGCGAGTCCACCGTCGATCTCTCCAGGCTCCGCATCGCCTTCGCCGACCCCGGCGGCCGCGGCGGCGCTTCCGGCGGCTACGGCGAAGTCGACGCCGAAGGCAGGTTCGAGGTCCGCGGCGCCGGAGCCGGCGCCTTCGACGTCAATATCTTCCCGATGCCCGCCGGCCACTACCTCAAGGCTGTCAAAATGGGCGAACGCCAACTCGACGGAAACACCCTCGACCTTCCCGGCGGCGCGCCCATGTCCGGCATCGAGATCGTCCTCAGCGCCACCGCCGCCACCATCGAGGGGGTCGCCGTCGACCGTCGCGGCGAACCCGCCGCCGGCGCATCCATGCTCATCCTACCGCCCGCGAACGACCCCCAGCGCGACCGCCGCCAGTTCCGCGCCACTGCCGACCAGAACGGCCACTTCCAGATCTCTGGAATCCCTCCCGGCGACTACCGCGTCTACGCCTTCACCGGCGCCGAGGACGGCGAAGACCGCGACCCCGACCTGATCGCCAAATTCGAAAGCGACTCTGAAAAGATCACGCTGAAGGACTCCGCCCGCGAAGCCAAGCAGGTCAAGGCCATCGCCCTCGACCAGTAACCTCTACGGTTCCCGCTCCGGCCCCTTTGTCACAAATGCTGTCGAAGCAGCACTACTCAAGCTCCTCGACCCGCGCGGTCAACCCGCCCCGCGCCAGCCGCACCCGAACCCGACCCCCCACCGCCGCATCGGCCGAGTCCCGCACCACCCGCCCCTCCACCGTAACAATCGCGTACCCGCGCGCCAGGATCCGCACCGGACTCAGCGTCTCCAGCCGCGCCCCCGCCCTCTCCCAGCGCAGCCGCCAGCCTGCCAGACGTCCCCCCATCGCCCGCTCGCCTCCCTGCCGCGCCGCCTCCACCTGGCCACGCAACGCCGCAATCCGCACCCGCGGATCCACCGCCCCCATCCGGTCCCGCAGCCCCTGCCACCGCCGCATCGCCTCCGCGACACGCACACGCGGCGACGCCCTCTCGAGCCGCCCCGCCAGCACCGCCAACCGCCGTTCCGCCGCCCGCAACCCGCCCGCCACCGCCCGAATCGACCTCCCCTCGCACTCGTCTACCCGTTGCGACGCCCGCCCGATCCGACGCGCCACCGTCGCCTCCGCCCGGTCCGCGCCCCGCCCCTCCAGATGCGCCTTCTTTCGCGCAACGATCAGACCCATCGCCCGGTCCAGATGCCGCCGCCCGCTCTCGATCCGCGCCAGCACGTCCGCCTGACTCGGCACAACCAGCTCGGCCGCCGCCGAAGGCGTTGGCGCCCGCAGATCCGCCACGAAATCGGCGATCGTGAAATCCGTCTCATGTCCCACCGCCGATACCACCGGCGCCGAACACCCAACTATCGCCCGCGCCACCGCTTCTTCATTAAATGTCCACAAATCTTCGAGCGATCCCCCGCCTCGCCCCACGATCACCACGTCCGCCCAACCGGACCGGCTGAAGTACTCAAGCCCCTCCACCACGCCGCCCACCGACCCCTCGCCCTGCACCAGCGCCGGATACAGCCGCACGTGTGCTCCCGGCCACCGCCGGCGCAGAATATTCACCATGTCCCGGATCACCGCCCCGCTCCGCGACGTCACAATCCCGATGCGGCGCGGAAACGCCGGCAGCGGACGCTTCCGCCCCGCGTCGAACAACCCCTCCGCTTCAAGCCGTTTCTTCAACTGCTCGAACGCCGCCTGCAGCGCGCCCGCCCCCTGCGGCTCCAGCCAGTCCACTAGCAACTGATACTCGCCCCGCGGCTCGTAAACGTCCACCCGTCCCCGCACCAGCGCCGCCATCCCCTCCGTCGGCCGGAACTTCAGCAGCCGCAGCGTATTCCGGAAACACGCCGCCCGGATCTGCGCGCCCGAGTCCTTCAAATTGAAGTACGCGTGCCCGCTCGCGGCCATCTTCAGGCCCGAGATCTCCCCCGAGATCCACACGTCGCTGAACGTCCGGCCAAGCAAATTACGGATCCGAAAAGTTAACTCCGATACTGTCAGGGTTTCCCGTCCGGGGCCCCACTCAAGCCTGATCTGCTCCATAACAATTTTCGATTTGACCGCCGCCCGGCGATCTTCTATGCTGACACTTTACGAACCCTGCCGTAAACCGGCCTGCACCGGCGCCGGCGCGGCCCCGTAAACCGGCACTACCCGGCCCAAACCGGCAACCCGGGAAAGCCCGCCACATCAAATCCCAGGGAGGATCGATGACCCCGAAAGAAGTTCTAGACTTCGCCAAAAGCAATAACGCCAAGCAGTTGGATCTGCGCTTCACGGATCTGCCTGGTCTGTGGCAGCACATTTCCTACCCCATCACGCAGTTGTCGGAAGATTCCTTCGACGATGGCTTCGGCATCGACGGTTCGAGCATCCGCGGTTGGGCGGCCATCAACGAGAGCGACATGCTCCTCATCCCCGACGGCGCCACCGCCATGATGGACCCCTTCACCGAAGTCCCCACCCTCGTCATGATCGGCACCGTGATCGACCCGATCACCCGCCAGAGCTACGAACGGGACCCCCGCCACATCGCCAGGAAGGCCGAATCCTACCTCAAGACCACCGGACTCGGCGATACCGCCTTCTTCGGCGCCGAAGCCGAATTCTTCGTCTTCGACAACATCTGCTTCGATCAAAACGCGCACGAAGGCTACTACCACATCGACGCCGAAGAGGGCCGCTGGAACTCCGGCCGCAAGGAGAACAACCTCGGCTACCGTCCGCGCCACAAGGAAGGTTACTTCCCCGTGCCGCCCATGGACCACTACCAGGATCTCCGCGCCGAAATGGTCGAGACCCTCATTAGCTGCGGCCTCGAGATCGAGTGCCACCACCACGAGGTCGCCACCGCCGGCCAGTGCGAAATCGATCAGCGCTTCAACACCCTCATCAAGTCCGCCGACAACATGATGCTCTACAAGTACGTGATCAAGAACGTCGCGTACCAATACGGCAAATCGGTCACCTTCATGCCCAAGCCCATCTTCGGCGACAACGGCTCCGGCATGCACACCCACCAGAGCATCTGGAAAGACGGCAAGCCCCTCTTCGCCGGCGACGGCTATGCGGGCCTCTCGCAAATGGCCCTCTGGTACATCGGCGGCCTGCTGAAGCACGCCCGCGCTCTCTCGGCCATCATCGCGCCCACCACCAACTCCTATAAGCGGCTCGTACCCGGCTACGAAGCCCCGGTGAACCTCGCCTACTCCCGCCGCAACCGCTCCGCCGCCGTCCGCATCCCGATGTACTCGGCCAGCCCCAAGGCCAAGCGCGTCGAGTTCCGCCCGCCGGATCCGAGCGCCAACCCCTACCTCGCCTTCGCCGCCATGCTCATGGCCGGCCTCGACGGTATCCTCAACAAGATCGATCCGGGCGAATCCCTCGACAAGGACATCTACGATCTCAGCCCCGAGGAGATGAAGCTCGTTCCGTCGATGCCCGCTTCGCTCGACGAAGCCCTGAGCTGCCTCGACGAAGACCACGCCTTCCTTCTCAAGGGCGACGTCTTCACCGAAGAGCTCGTCGAAACCTACATCGGCTACAAACGCAAGGCCGAAGCCGAAGCCGTCCGGCTGCGCCCGCATCCGTACGAGTTCGCGCTCTACTACGACATCTAGCCAATCACTGCTGTTGCTTGTTTCCGGGCGGGACGCGCTTCACAGCCGTCCCGCCCGTTTTGTCATATCCTGAACATCGATGGCCCGAGTCGTACAGTTGAACATCTCGCCCGGCGGCCTGCCCAAACGCCCCATCCTCGAGGCCCGCGTCACCCCGCTCGGCATCGCTGGCGATGGTCACAACCATCCGCACGTCCACGGCGGCCCCAGGCAGGCGCTCCTCCTCATCTGCCGCGAAGTCGTCGACTGGTTCGCCACCCACGGCTACCCCGTCTACTACGGCGCCATGGGCGAGAACATCACAACCGAAGGCCTCGACCCCCGCTCCCTCCGCGCCGGCCAGCGCTACCGCATCGGCGGCGAAGTCGTCATCGAACTCACCAAGCCGCGCGGACCCTGCCGCGCCCTCGACGTCTACGGCGGCGACTTCCGCTCCCTCGTCTGGGACCAACGCGTCAAAGCCGGCGACATCACTACGCCCGTCTGGGGCAAGAGCGGCTTCTACGCCTCCGTCGTCACTCCCGGGCTGGTCCTCCCCGGCGCTCCCATCAGCCTTCTCGAGGACCTCGCATGAGCCTCTCCATCGACCCCGCCCACCACTCCGACGCCGCCCTCATCCTCGAGTTCATCCGCAAACTCGCCGCCTACGAAAAACTCTCCCACGAAGTCGTCGCCACCGAAGACGGACTCGTACGTTGGCTCTTCGGCCGCAACGCCGTCGCCGAAGCCATCATTGCCCGCTGGCACGGCCGCCCCGTCGGCTTCGCCATCTTCTTCACAACGTTCTCCACCTTCAACGGCTGCCCCGGCCTCTACCTCGAAGACGTCTTCGTCGACCCCGAACATCGCGGCAAAGGCATCGGCAAAGGGATCCTCCGCCACCTCGCGCAGATCACCGTCACCCGCGGCTACCGACGGCTCGAATGGTCCGTCCTCAACTGGAACGAACCTTCCATCCGCTTCTACGAAAGCCTCGGCGCCAAGCCCAAGGACGATTGGACCGTCTACCGCCTCGACGGCGACGCCCTCGCCCAACTCGCCGAATGAACCCGGGCCCATGAACTCGCGATGATGCCGCGCATCCTCATCGTCGACGCCGACAACAACCCCACCGGCTCCGCCACCCGGGCAGAAATGCGCGCGCAAGGCCTCTGGCACCGCGCGACCTACATCTTGATCTTCAACCGTCAAGGCGAACTCTACGTCCAGAAACGGACCGACACCAAGGACGTCTATCCCGGTTGGTTCGATCCCGTCACCGGCGGCGTCGTCCACGAGGGCGAGTCCTGGGACGAATCCGCCCGCCGCGAACTCGCCGAAGAGATGGGCGTCGAAGGCATCCCGCTCGAACACCTGTTCGACTTCCCCTTCGAGCACGAAAACATGCGGGTCTGGGGCCGGGCGTATCGATGCCAATGGGACGGCGAGGTGGTTCCCCAACCCGAAGAGGTCGAGTACGTCGAAACGATGACCCCCGCCGCCATCCTCTCCGGCGAAGGACCCTTCACGCCCGACGGCCTCTACGTCGTCCGCCGCCACTGCATCCAGGAGATCGAAAACCCGCGCGACGGCACGCAACTCGTCCTCATCCCCGAAGGCGAGTTCCTGGCCACGGAGAGGCGTCGCCGTATCCATCTGCCCGCCTTCTACCTCGCAAAACACGCGGTGACCAATCGGCAGTACAAGCAATTCAACCCCGATTGGCCCCGCGCCGACGAACATCCGGTAACCCAAGTCACCTGGCACGAAGCGCAGGCCTATTGCGAATGGGCCGGCCTCCGCCTCCCCACCGACCTCGAGTGGGAGAAAGGAGCGCGAGGCACCGAAGGCCGCCGCTACCCCTGGGGCGACGATTGGGACCCCACCCGCTGCCGTAACTGGTCCAACCACGGCCAAACCGGCACGTCCCCCGCTGCCGGGTACCCCAACGGAGCAAGCCCCTGGGGCATCCTCCAGATGGCCGGCAACACCTGGGAATGGTGCGCCGATCTTTGGGAAAAGGACAGCCCCTACCGCATCATTCGGGGCGGCTCCTGGCTCAACGATGAGCGAGACTACTTCCGCTGCATCCACCGCCAGCCCATGACCCCGCTCCGCCACGACGAGTTCCTGGGCTTCCGCTGCGCCCGCGACGCCTGACGCGGGCTATCATCAGGACAGGGGAGAGCCATGAGTACACGACGAAAGCTGTTACAACTTACATGGACGCTGCTTGTCCCGGCGGCTCTGGCCCAGAAAAAGGGCAAAGGCGGCAAGGGCGGCAAAAAGAAGCAAGGTGGCGCGAGCTTCGCGGCCGCCGAGGTAACCGTGATTCTGGACTACGTCCGGGCGAATCCCGACATGGTGCCGCCTGCCGCGCGGCAGTTGCCCCCCGGCCTGGCGAAGAATCTGCGTCGCGGAAAGCCCCTGCCGCCGGGTTGGCAAAAGAAGATGGGCGCGTTCCCGCCGCCCCTCGAAGGGCGCCTGCCGCCCCTCCCAGGAGGCTACCGCCGCGTGATCGTGGACCGCTGGGCGCTCGTCATCGCCGAGGCCACTAATACCGTACTGGACGTCATCGACCTGATCAAAAACTCGTAGGCTACGGAAATGCGACCCCTGCTTGCGGTGGCTCTCCTTCCCTGCGCCGTCTCGCCCGGCCGTCCGAATCGAACGTGGTCTTCGGGACCTATTCCGGCCTCGCCCTGCTGATGGATGTCTACGAGCCCACATCGCCCAACGGATACGGTATCGTCGTCATCCCGGGCAGCGGCTGGCATACGCCACGTACCTGCCGAAGCTCACCGCGGCGGGCTACACGGCGTTCGTGATCACCCATCGCGCCGCGCCCCGGTTTCACTACCCCGCCGCCGTCGAGGATGCGCAGCGCGCGGTTCGATTCGTGCGATATCACGCCGCGCGGTATGGGATCGACAAGGATCGCATCGGAGCATTCGGAGCGTCCTCCGGCGGCCACCTCGTCAGCATGCTCGGCACGCTCGACGGCAAAGGAAGAGCCGCCACCGAGGACCCGGTGGAGCGGCAAAGCTCCAAGGTCCAATGCGTCGTGGCGCTCTACCCAGTCACCGATCCCGCCAAGGTGGACACCTCGAACGGCCTGCAGGCCATCACATCGTTCATGCCCGCGCGTTTCGACCTCGATCGTTTTCGCGAAGCCGCGCCAGTCACCCACGTCACCGCCGACGACCCGCCGTTCCTGCTGATTCACGGCGACGGAGACAAAACCGTGCCGTTCAACCAGTCGGAGTTGATGGAGGCCGCGTTGAAGAACGTGAAAGTCCCCGTGAAGGATGGCAGTCGGGCGTCGGCCGTCGGAGTTCGGAGTCGTGGCGTGGTCTCCAGAAGGGAGATGGGTCGCAGCGGCTGGCGGAGACGGTGTTGTTTGGGTCTGGCGGGTTACTTCGGGACAGTGTAGGCTGCTCGAAGGGCATAGCGGGCGGGTGACCCATATTGCGTGGTCGCCCGATGGGCGGAGGAAACGAAATCGAAGCATCGTCGCCGCTGGCCATGGAGGGAGTTTACCGCAGCCCTCCCCGCCTCGCCGCCCGCATCCACAGGAACCCACTCCCGACTTCCCCCACGCCGATATCCTGAAAGTGCGGACGGCCCGCCCCAACCGCCGGCCTGGTTCATGATCGCGCCCCTCACCACTCAATTCAAAATCGACGCCGCCGGCGTCGCCCGGCCCGCCGGTACGCGCACCATGGTTAACGAAGTCATGCTGGACAGTCTGGTGCACGGTTGAGCCCGGAGGAGATCCACTTCCAGCACCCGCGCCTATCCCTCGCGCAAATTCATGGGGCCCTCACGTACTACTACGAACATCAGGCGGATCTAGACGCGCGCATCGCCGATTCGGCGCGGGAACACTCCGCGCCCGAGACAGCGCAGCGCCGCTCCGAACTGCAGCACCGCTTGGCTGACCTGAAGCGCGTCCATTGAGCGTCCCCTTCTACATGGATGTGCATGTGCCGCGAGCCGTGACGACGGCACTGCGCCTGCGGGGAATCGATGTCCTCACCGCACAGGAAGACGGCGCAAGTTGGTTCGACGCGGAGCCGCTCGCACGGGCAACTTCCCTCAATTCGTCGCGGACCTCGCTCTCATAGCAACCGCCACGCCCCCGGAGGAATGTCTGAATGCCGTTGTGTTTCTCCCGCTCTGAACGCGTCGTAAACGTGCGCCTGGAGGTGGCATCTACAGCCAGACGATGTTGCAGTCGGACCAACTGGCCTTCGTCCGCCCATCGGGCGATCAGGCCAAGACCCGCATTCAGAACGAAGTTCAGGAACCGTCGGCGTCGGCCATGGCCAAACCGGCGGGGAGGTCGCGCCGGCGTCAAAAGAACGCGTCCATCCACATCGCAAGCGTCTGATCGTGCCAGGATACCCGGGCGCTGAGGTAGGGCCGCATCTCCTCCACGTACCGCGCCCGGAGAATCACTGGATCGAGAAAGCCGGAACGCGCCAGATACTCCTCGTCTTGGCGGTCGCGTTCAAAGTGGCGTTCGAGCTTCGTCAGCGCCAGGTCGTGTGCCTCTAGTACGGCAAGCCGAAGATGCTGCCAGCGGAGAGAGTACAACGGGCGAAGCCTGGATTCGTAACCCTCGGGAACAGACGCGACGGTGACGACGTCCAGATAGACGCCGTGTCTGTCGGCTGGCGGGGACTCCTGGCCGGCCACTTCCTGGAGATGCCCCGCCGCTCCATCGGGAAGCACGGAGATCACGTCGATGTCAGCGGTCGCCCTTTCCAGTCCGTACGCCTGGACCACCGCGAAGCCGCCCATGCAATGCAGAGTAGTCACTTCAGTGAGCAAGTCATCGACGTCATTCAGGAACGAATGACCAAGGCTCGACTGGAGCATCGCGGTCCCGAGTAGAGTCAGGCGGCATGAGTCAGTTGATCCGCCGTCAGGGTCGTGAGCAGATTCCAATGCGCCGCCGCCGCCGGACGGTGCTCGCGAACCCAATCCCGTTCGGCGGACGACATCGACTCGCGGCACAACGTGCCCTCGGCCGCCAGCCGCGATCGTTCCAGGCCTGTCAACGTGTCGGCAAGCGCGGCCTCGGCATCCGGCTTCGCGAGCGTCAACGCAAGACACACCACGTAACCGAGGCGGTTCTGTAGATTCAGCAGACGGCATTGCGCGGTGAGCCACTCCCTGTCGAGATCCGGGAACCCGGCCAGCACCCAAGGCAGCGCCTCAACCAGGCGCACATCCAGATCCTCATTCGCTAAAGCGGTCGCCACAACAAGCGCCGGATTCATCGGTTTGGCCGCCCTTTTCCAGTACGCGAACCCAGGATAGGCCAAGAAAGACAATTGCGCCGTCAACTCGCGCGGGTCCAGTGGCGTAAGCCGCGCATCGAGGGCGGGCAACGGCAGCGCCACCGGGGAGAACTGGAAGTCCCGCACCGCCTTCAACGCGACCTTTGCGGGCACGGACCGTGTTCCACTCTCGAACTGCGCGTAGTAAGGCTGAGACACGCCGAGTTTGGCCGCTGCCTCTGCCTGTGTCCATCCACGAGCGAGTCGAGCTGTCTTGAGACCAGCGGGCTTCATCTGTCTCTATTATTGCAAATCTTGCAATGGACGCAAGCCGGCTCCCATCCGGCAACCGCCCCGTCGTATCAATGACTGGCGAGATCCCCCGGCACTCGAACATTTCCCGCTCGCCAATTTCCCCAACCCCCTCAAACCACACCACTTCCCAAACCCGATTTTGCGCGCCACCCCACCCCTCCCCCGAAACTCATCCCAGGCCGCGATCCCCGGCCCGCACGGCCCCGGTCGGCC
This genomic interval carries:
- a CDS encoding lipid-binding SYLF domain-containing protein; this encodes MTHRLPLGLVLAVSLWAVTTSSLQRRLAESAQTLQDIMQSSDRTVPQSLLDKSECVIIVPGHKKGAFLIGAEYGRGFATCRSQGAGWSAPAAVRLEGGSFGFQAGGQETDIVMLVMNRRGAKRLMKSQFTLGGDAAVAAGPVGRTVEASTDALLTAEILTWSRTRGLFAGVSLQGVTLRHDRKANEELYGQPWSTSDVVFSGLEPSQAALPLMNLLNRYSSRPVR
- a CDS encoding lipid-binding SYLF domain-containing protein; protein product: MKRVFPILLAVSSLALGQSVNDTTKRLDAAEAVVREVMDTPDKAIPQNLLDKAECVVVVPGLKKGAFVIGAKYGRGFVTCRSKGGQGWSAPGAVRVEGGSFGFQIGGSEIDVVMLVMNQRGAERLLSSKFTVGADAMAAAGPVGRTAQAETDATMRAEILTWSRSRGLFAGISLQGATLRQDGDGNQELYGKEGNNKDIVLGGQAVPPAANKLISLLNKYSSRQTK
- a CDS encoding carboxypeptidase-like regulatory domain-containing protein, with amino-acid sequence MMQLVVLFCLLATSLGAQPGRRPPTRGPQSRTSPQANTATSATRPEDLAALTGSVRDKSTGEPLRKATITLYSLNARAASRGPARPATTTTDAAGNYVFTGIEPGRYRLSARRNGYVPRSFGAGSSGTPVTLAPAQKLGSIDFQLVPHAVVTGRVDDEDGDPVVHASVQLFRYVYTDRGKTLRTAGAAQTNDLGEYRIFGVGPGKYYLQAAYRRGPVDTGPARPGEADEDYVPVYYPAATSIESATPIEIAAGAAARGVDVRLSKARTYRVAGRVTGGPSEGRPGSVMLLRRATPGAGYFEEQRFGGRGSSWNSRTGAFEIRNITPGSYTLIARSDRGREERWSASVPIEIGNADLTGLDLALQLSQPVTGAVRIEGESTVDLSRLRIAFADPGGRGGASGGYGEVDAEGRFEVRGAGAGAFDVNIFPMPAGHYLKAVKMGERQLDGNTLDLPGGAPMSGIEIVLSATAATIEGVAVDRRGEPAAGASMLILPPANDPQRDRRQFRATADQNGHFQISGIPPGDYRVYAFTGAEDGEDRDPDLIAKFESDSEKITLKDSAREAKQVKAIALDQ
- the xseA gene encoding exodeoxyribonuclease VII large subunit codes for the protein MEQIRLEWGPGRETLTVSELTFRIRNLLGRTFSDVWISGEISGLKMAASGHAYFNLKDSGAQIRAACFRNTLRLLKFRPTEGMAALVRGRVDVYEPRGEYQLLVDWLEPQGAGALQAAFEQLKKRLEAEGLFDAGRKRPLPAFPRRIGIVTSRSGAVIRDMVNILRRRWPGAHVRLYPALVQGEGSVGGVVEGLEYFSRSGWADVVIVGRGGGSLEDLWTFNEEAVARAIVGCSAPVVSAVGHETDFTIADFVADLRAPTPSAAAELVVPSQADVLARIESGRRHLDRAMGLIVARKKAHLEGRGADRAEATVARRIGRASQRVDECEGRSIRAVAGGLRAAERRLAVLAGRLERASPRVRVAEAMRRWQGLRDRMGAVDPRVRIAALRGQVEAARQGGERAMGGRLAGWRLRWERAGARLETLSPVRILARGYAIVTVEGRVVRDSADAAVGGRVRVRLARGGLTARVEELE
- the glnA gene encoding type I glutamate--ammonia ligase produces the protein MTPKEVLDFAKSNNAKQLDLRFTDLPGLWQHISYPITQLSEDSFDDGFGIDGSSIRGWAAINESDMLLIPDGATAMMDPFTEVPTLVMIGTVIDPITRQSYERDPRHIARKAESYLKTTGLGDTAFFGAEAEFFVFDNICFDQNAHEGYYHIDAEEGRWNSGRKENNLGYRPRHKEGYFPVPPMDHYQDLRAEMVETLISCGLEIECHHHEVATAGQCEIDQRFNTLIKSADNMMLYKYVIKNVAYQYGKSVTFMPKPIFGDNGSGMHTHQSIWKDGKPLFAGDGYAGLSQMALWYIGGLLKHARALSAIIAPTTNSYKRLVPGYEAPVNLAYSRRNRSAAVRIPMYSASPKAKRVEFRPPDPSANPYLAFAAMLMAGLDGILNKIDPGESLDKDIYDLSPEEMKLVPSMPASLDEALSCLDEDHAFLLKGDVFTEELVETYIGYKRKAEAEAVRLRPHPYEFALYYDI
- a CDS encoding MOSC domain-containing protein, with translation MARVVQLNISPGGLPKRPILEARVTPLGIAGDGHNHPHVHGGPRQALLLICREVVDWFATHGYPVYYGAMGENITTEGLDPRSLRAGQRYRIGGEVVIELTKPRGPCRALDVYGGDFRSLVWDQRVKAGDITTPVWGKSGFYASVVTPGLVLPGAPISLLEDLA
- a CDS encoding GNAT family N-acetyltransferase → MSLSIDPAHHSDAALILEFIRKLAAYEKLSHEVVATEDGLVRWLFGRNAVAEAIIARWHGRPVGFAIFFTTFSTFNGCPGLYLEDVFVDPEHRGKGIGKGILRHLAQITVTRGYRRLEWSVLNWNEPSIRFYESLGAKPKDDWTVYRLDGDALAQLAE
- the yfcD gene encoding NUDIX hydrolase YfcD yields the protein MMPRILIVDADNNPTGSATRAEMRAQGLWHRATYILIFNRQGELYVQKRTDTKDVYPGWFDPVTGGVVHEGESWDESARRELAEEMGVEGIPLEHLFDFPFEHENMRVWGRAYRCQWDGEVVPQPEEVEYVETMTPAAILSGEGPFTPDGLYVVRRHCIQEIENPRDGTQLVLIPEGEFLATERRRRIHLPAFYLAKHAVTNRQYKQFNPDWPRADEHPVTQVTWHEAQAYCEWAGLRLPTDLEWEKGARGTEGRRYPWGDDWDPTRCRNWSNHGQTGTSPAAGYPNGASPWGILQMAGNTWEWCADLWEKDSPYRIIRGGSWLNDERDYFRCIHRQPMTPLRHDEFLGFRCARDA